In a genomic window of Thiosocius teredinicola:
- a CDS encoding sigma-54-dependent transcriptional regulator, producing the protein MSSNLPTVLVIDDEPRSLETLRRTLEEEFEVLTAENAAEAEGILEREWVQAILCDQRMPGETGVEFLSRVRDRWPEVIRIIISGYTDAGDLVEAINRAGIYQYISKPWHPDKLLLKLRNAVDLFHLQRQNALLSTELKLRPETVAEDLEGKRRLLQQRFDWDQGIVRGPESCMNGVCDLVRRVAPYDVSVLVSGESGTGKELCARALHYNSLRRDGPFVAENCGALPDELLESELFGHKRGAFTGASEERVGLFELADGGTVFLDEIGEISPAFQVKLLRVLQEGEIRPLGSNQRRMVDVRVVAATNRDLEAEVRAGRFREDLYYRIATFTINLPPLRDRPKDIAVLAHSLLDDLQRQLGKRVDGISRETLACLEAYHWPGNVRELQNELKRMLVLAQDAILGAELLSPRILQGADEEGTDDLAIVSQTEGSLKERIESLEARILKETLIRHRWNKTRAAEELGLSRVGLRSKLERYDLEKVDGMEELKSTGRAQ; encoded by the coding sequence ATGAGTAGCAACCTGCCCACCGTTCTGGTCATCGACGACGAGCCGCGCTCGCTCGAAACCCTGCGGCGTACGCTCGAAGAGGAATTCGAGGTACTGACGGCCGAGAACGCCGCCGAGGCCGAGGGCATCCTCGAACGCGAGTGGGTGCAGGCCATCCTGTGCGACCAGCGCATGCCCGGTGAGACCGGTGTCGAATTCCTCAGCCGGGTGCGCGATCGCTGGCCGGAGGTCATCCGCATCATCATCTCGGGTTACACCGACGCCGGCGACCTGGTCGAGGCGATCAACCGGGCCGGCATCTATCAGTACATCAGCAAGCCGTGGCATCCCGACAAGCTGTTGCTGAAGCTGCGCAACGCGGTCGATCTGTTTCACCTGCAACGCCAGAATGCGCTGCTGTCGACCGAGCTGAAGCTGCGCCCGGAGACTGTCGCCGAAGATCTCGAAGGCAAACGCCGTCTGCTGCAGCAGCGTTTCGACTGGGACCAGGGCATCGTGCGCGGCCCGGAAAGCTGTATGAACGGCGTGTGCGACCTGGTGCGCCGGGTTGCGCCATATGACGTCAGCGTACTGGTCAGCGGCGAGTCCGGTACCGGCAAGGAACTGTGCGCACGCGCCCTGCACTACAACAGCCTGCGGCGCGACGGCCCGTTCGTCGCCGAGAACTGCGGCGCCTTGCCCGATGAGCTACTCGAAAGCGAGTTGTTCGGTCACAAACGCGGCGCCTTTACCGGCGCCAGCGAAGAACGCGTCGGCCTGTTCGAACTGGCCGACGGCGGCACCGTGTTTCTCGACGAGATCGGCGAGATATCGCCGGCGTTTCAGGTCAAGCTGCTGCGCGTGTTGCAGGAGGGCGAGATCCGCCCGCTCGGCAGCAACCAGCGGCGCATGGTCGACGTGCGCGTGGTCGCCGCCACCAACCGCGATCTCGAGGCCGAGGTGCGTGCCGGTCGCTTCCGTGAAGACCTTTACTACCGTATCGCCACGTTCACGATCAATCTGCCGCCGCTGCGCGACCGCCCCAAGGACATCGCCGTACTCGCCCACAGCCTGCTCGATGATCTGCAGCGCCAGCTGGGCAAACGCGTCGACGGCATCAGCCGCGAAACGCTCGCCTGCCTGGAGGCCTATCACTGGCCGGGCAACGTGCGTGAACTGCAGAACGAATTGAAGCGCATGCTGGTACTCGCCCAGGACGCGATCCTCGGCGCCGAACTGTTGTCGCCGCGCATCCTGCAAGGCGCGGACGAAGAAGGCACCGACGATCTGGCGATCGTCAGCCAGACCGAAGGCAGCCTCAAGGAGCGCATCGAATCGCTTGAGGCGCGGATTCTGAAAGAAACCCTGATACGGCATCGCTGGAACAAGACGCGCGCCGCGGAGGAACTCGGCCTGTCGCGCGTCGGTCTGCGCAGTAAGCTCGAACGCTACGACCTCGAGAAGGTGGACGGCATGGAAGAACTGAAAAGCACGGGTCGCGCACAGTGA
- the hypB gene encoding hydrogenase nickel incorporation protein HypB, producing MCTVCGCGEGESRIEGVTDDHDHSHSHDHPHHHHDDHEHEHSHAHGHGDDHHYGHGPARAHAPGMSQSRMVQIEQDILSKNDQYANANRQMLADQGILALNLVSSPGSGKTTLLTRTLTDLKDELSLAVIEGDQETSNDAERIRETGAHAIQINTGKGCHLDAHQVGHAIEHLKPQTGSVLFIENVGNLVCPAAFDLGEAHKVAILSITEGEDKPIKYPDMFHAADLMLLNKIDLLPHLNFDVDKCIAYARRVNPKLQVLKVSATTGEGMSDWYAWIRGSRQLRLIGHPLSEPLNIAESVKNHV from the coding sequence ATGTGTACCGTCTGCGGCTGCGGCGAAGGTGAATCGCGTATCGAAGGTGTCACCGACGATCACGATCACTCGCATTCTCACGACCATCCTCACCACCATCATGATGATCACGAGCATGAACACTCGCATGCGCATGGCCATGGCGACGATCATCACTACGGTCATGGGCCGGCGCGCGCACATGCCCCCGGCATGTCGCAATCACGCATGGTGCAGATCGAACAGGACATCCTGAGCAAAAACGATCAATACGCCAATGCAAACCGCCAGATGCTGGCAGACCAGGGCATCCTCGCGCTCAACCTGGTGTCTTCACCGGGTTCGGGCAAAACCACCCTGCTGACCCGCACCCTGACCGATCTGAAAGACGAACTGTCGCTGGCGGTTATCGAAGGCGACCAGGAAACCAGCAACGATGCCGAACGCATTCGCGAGACCGGCGCACACGCGATTCAGATCAACACCGGCAAGGGCTGCCATCTCGATGCGCATCAGGTCGGGCACGCCATCGAGCACCTCAAGCCGCAGACCGGCTCGGTGTTGTTCATCGAGAATGTCGGCAACCTGGTGTGCCCCGCCGCGTTCGATCTGGGCGAGGCACACAAGGTCGCGATCCTGTCGATTACCGAAGGCGAAGACAAGCCGATCAAGTACCCGGACATGTTCCATGCGGCCGACCTGATGCTGCTGAACAAGATCGACCTGCTGCCGCATCTGAATTTTGATGTCGACAAATGCATCGCCTACGCGCGCCGGGTGAACCCCAAGCTACAGGTCCTCAAGGTGTCTGCAACCACCGGCGAAGGCATGAGCGACTGGTATGCCTGGATTCGTGGGTCGCGCCAATTGCGCCTGATCGGTCATCCCCTGTCCGAACCGCTGAACATCGCCGAGTCGGTCAAGAATCACGTATGA
- the hypA gene encoding hydrogenase maturation nickel metallochaperone HypA, translating to MHEMSLCEGILQVLEDQAEAQQFKRVKTVWLEIGALAGVEPSAMLFSFDVVCRGTLADGCKLEIVDQPAIAWCMACGDNVEINQRYDACPRCGGYQLQVTHGDQMRIKELEVE from the coding sequence ATGCACGAGATGTCATTGTGTGAAGGCATTTTGCAGGTACTCGAAGACCAAGCCGAGGCGCAGCAATTCAAGCGGGTCAAAACGGTATGGCTCGAGATCGGCGCGCTGGCGGGTGTCGAGCCGTCGGCCATGCTGTTCAGTTTCGATGTCGTCTGTCGCGGCACGCTGGCCGATGGCTGCAAGCTGGAGATCGTCGATCAACCGGCGATCGCCTGGTGCATGGCGTGCGGCGACAACGTCGAAATCAATCAACGCTACGACGCCTGCCCGCGTTGTGGCGGCTATCAATTGCAGGTCACCCACGGTGACCAGATGCGGATCAAAGAACTGGAGGTGGAATAA
- a CDS encoding nickel-dependent hydrogenase large subunit: protein MSPGRSAIEGRLDIRVAPKRAAVSVLSTRPTLASRLFEGRTIDETLKLMPLVFNVCGQAQSVAAVRAIESAIGETPNGDVQHARVILQRLETLREHLWRVLFEWPEFCGGERANASLGRITQDVQALKQLIDPEQMVCRWPGLQRFALNLDELRPLAEHLRQSVASQVFGGDIATWLHHDQDAFLAWADTSPSPAAQLLKFVRRRAWESLGNAKMATLPKSVERELTAILSAEGADVFVAQPTWKNQTRETGPSARQAAHPLMKAIGRRFGNGLLWRLTARLIEIAELSSVLLDTEKPPRGQTGFAQLEAARGRLCHYVELEGEKVSRYRILAPTEWNFHPSGVAVRTLTSVRAADESTAQLQARLLVHSIDPCVGYDLHIEES from the coding sequence GTGAGCCCCGGTCGGTCGGCCATCGAAGGACGCCTGGATATCCGCGTAGCGCCGAAACGCGCCGCGGTCAGCGTGCTTTCGACGCGCCCGACCCTGGCTTCGCGCCTGTTCGAGGGGCGCACGATCGACGAGACGCTGAAGCTCATGCCACTGGTGTTCAACGTCTGCGGCCAGGCGCAATCGGTCGCTGCCGTGCGCGCCATCGAGTCGGCGATCGGCGAAACCCCGAACGGCGATGTTCAGCACGCGCGGGTCATCCTGCAGCGGCTCGAAACACTGCGTGAACACCTGTGGCGCGTGCTGTTCGAATGGCCTGAGTTCTGCGGCGGCGAACGCGCCAATGCGTCGCTCGGACGAATCACCCAGGATGTGCAGGCGCTCAAGCAGCTGATCGACCCTGAACAGATGGTATGTCGCTGGCCCGGTCTGCAACGTTTCGCATTGAACCTCGATGAACTGCGCCCGTTGGCCGAACACCTTCGCCAGTCCGTCGCCTCGCAGGTGTTCGGCGGCGACATCGCAACCTGGCTGCATCACGACCAGGACGCCTTTCTCGCCTGGGCCGATACAAGCCCTTCGCCGGCTGCCCAGTTGCTCAAGTTCGTCCGCCGGCGCGCCTGGGAAAGCCTCGGCAATGCCAAGATGGCCACCCTGCCCAAGAGTGTCGAGCGCGAACTGACGGCGATCTTGTCCGCCGAAGGTGCCGACGTCTTCGTCGCACAACCGACCTGGAAGAACCAGACACGCGAAACCGGCCCGTCGGCGCGCCAGGCTGCGCATCCTTTGATGAAGGCGATCGGCCGTCGCTTCGGCAACGGCCTGCTGTGGCGTCTGACGGCGCGGCTGATCGAGATCGCCGAGCTGTCGTCGGTGTTGTTGGATACGGAGAAACCCCCACGCGGGCAAACCGGCTTTGCGCAACTCGAGGCGGCGCGCGGCCGGCTGTGTCACTACGTCGAACTCGAGGGCGAAAAAGTCTCACGCTACCGCATCCTGGCGCCGACCGAATGGAACTTCCATCCGAGCGGCGTCGCTGTACGCACGCTGACGTCGGTCCGTGCAGCCGATGAATCGACCGCGCAGCTACAGGCGCGCCTGTTGGTGCACTCGATCGATCCCTGTGTCGGCTACGACCTACACATCGAGGAAAGCTGA
- the hybE gene encoding [NiFe]-hydrogenase assembly chaperone HybE — translation MDLQLQALAGGLRRHFQHVQNTRMQDVPILNPALSVEPVGFRRTPQGCLGILITPWFINLMLLPCEGDDWHDLPVGSYQTHVFASGPYDFVIGHEEGIGRFQSCSLLSPVGEIADQETAVAFALAALEAIDDAECRDTESSTFADEIVKRWHGEEQTGNDDTVEDVAATAQPTKLSRRDFLRGRLHKDGEESP, via the coding sequence GTGGATCTGCAGTTACAGGCACTGGCGGGAGGACTGCGGCGGCATTTTCAGCATGTGCAGAACACGCGCATGCAGGACGTTCCGATCCTGAACCCGGCGCTGTCGGTTGAACCGGTCGGCTTTCGGCGCACGCCGCAGGGCTGCCTGGGCATTCTGATCACCCCCTGGTTCATCAATCTGATGTTGTTGCCTTGCGAGGGCGACGATTGGCATGACCTGCCGGTGGGCAGCTACCAGACCCATGTGTTCGCCTCCGGTCCCTACGATTTCGTGATCGGGCACGAAGAAGGCATCGGTCGCTTCCAGTCCTGCTCCCTGCTGTCACCGGTCGGCGAGATCGCAGACCAGGAAACCGCGGTGGCGTTTGCGCTCGCCGCCCTGGAAGCCATCGATGATGCCGAATGCCGTGACACCGAGTCGTCGACTTTCGCCGATGAGATCGTCAAGCGTTGGCACGGCGAGGAGCAGACAGGCAACGACGACACCGTTGAAGACGTCGCAGCGACGGCGCAACCTACCAAACTGAGCCGGCGCGATTTTCTGCGTGGCCGCCTGCACAAGGATGGAGAAGAATCACCGTGA
- a CDS encoding rubredoxin → MKTFEGSYAGDDARLPDDAHMECKICWHVYDPAEGDDYWQIPPGTPFSQLPDHWRCPECDGAKAQFMVILED, encoded by the coding sequence GTGAAGACGTTCGAGGGGTCATACGCCGGCGACGATGCTCGTCTGCCCGATGACGCCCATATGGAGTGCAAGATCTGCTGGCATGTCTACGACCCTGCCGAGGGTGACGACTACTGGCAGATCCCGCCCGGCACACCGTTCTCGCAGCTGCCCGACCACTGGCGCTGTCCCGAATGCGACGGCGCCAAGGCGCAGTTCATGGTCATCCTGGAGGACTGA
- a CDS encoding hydrogenase expression/formation protein, with protein sequence MPKLPDIPVIGIGIGPGSQPDEDGELNYMQMPGDMQTYHQPILPEPDEVEADLSVSKRILEQALSALRSYQCGDPSTAITLEQLDAANLDFINQLLGEGEVSATMEGLSPSKAQESVLAGVWRVQHFDSFGQMRHDTIEVGDVPSLVSDISQTIPPAPLDTQFDATDPGIQNAPAILVELADHMANFRPGDAEHTVNLTLLPLTEGDVMLLGERLGVGPVTVLSRGYGNCRIGSTAFPNVWWIKYFNSQDALILNTIEVVDVPSVALAAPEDILDSAERLNEILEMYR encoded by the coding sequence ATGCCTAAGCTTCCCGACATCCCCGTCATCGGTATCGGTATCGGCCCAGGCAGTCAGCCGGACGAAGACGGCGAGCTGAACTATATGCAGATGCCTGGCGACATGCAGACCTATCATCAACCGATATTGCCGGAGCCCGACGAAGTCGAGGCCGACCTGTCGGTTAGCAAACGCATTCTCGAGCAGGCGCTGAGCGCGCTGCGCAGCTACCAATGCGGCGACCCGTCGACGGCCATCACGCTCGAGCAACTCGATGCGGCCAACCTCGACTTCATCAACCAGTTGCTGGGTGAAGGCGAAGTCAGCGCGACGATGGAGGGGCTGTCGCCGAGCAAGGCGCAGGAATCGGTACTGGCAGGTGTCTGGCGCGTGCAGCACTTCGACAGCTTCGGCCAGATGCGCCACGATACGATCGAGGTCGGCGATGTGCCGTCGTTGGTCAGCGATATCTCGCAGACCATCCCGCCTGCCCCGTTGGACACGCAGTTCGACGCGACCGACCCAGGCATTCAGAACGCGCCCGCGATTCTCGTGGAACTGGCCGACCACATGGCGAACTTTCGCCCGGGCGACGCGGAGCACACGGTGAACCTGACCCTGCTGCCGTTGACCGAAGGCGACGTGATGCTGCTGGGCGAACGCCTCGGCGTAGGCCCGGTCACGGTACTTTCGCGCGGCTACGGCAACTGCCGCATCGGCAGCACCGCCTTCCCCAACGTGTGGTGGATCAAGTACTTCAACTCGCAGGACGCGCTGATCCTGAATACCATCGAGGTCGTCGACGTGCCGTCGGTCGCGCTGGCCGCGCCCGAAGACATCCTCGACAGCGCAGAGCGATTGAACGAGATACTGGAGATGTACCGGTGA
- a CDS encoding thioredoxin domain-containing protein translates to MPSPLIAQLVAEHGYPVLDAQNLASTLESDSTVVLFFTEDPKRYPESNDVAVVLPELARAFPDRFIPMVVDRQLEDQLKLVYDITVWPSLVFLRRGRFLGKISKIRDWSEYMERIPEILDNAPSHNPGVGIPVIDASKEQRHA, encoded by the coding sequence GTGCCATCTCCCTTGATCGCCCAACTGGTTGCCGAACATGGTTACCCCGTACTGGATGCGCAGAACCTGGCGTCCACCCTGGAGAGCGACAGCACTGTCGTGCTGTTCTTCACCGAAGACCCCAAGCGTTACCCCGAGAGCAACGACGTCGCCGTGGTGCTGCCCGAACTGGCACGCGCCTTTCCCGATCGCTTCATCCCGATGGTCGTCGACCGCCAACTCGAGGATCAATTGAAGCTGGTTTACGACATCACGGTCTGGCCGAGTCTGGTGTTCCTTCGTCGGGGTCGATTTCTCGGCAAGATCAGCAAGATTCGCGATTGGTCGGAATACATGGAACGCATTCCCGAAATCCTCGACAACGCACCGTCTCACAACCCCGGTGTCGGTATCCCGGTGATCGACGCCTCGAAGGAGCAACGCCATGCCTAA
- a CDS encoding HypC/HybG/HupF family hydrogenase formation chaperone, producing MCIGIPMQVVDVGEFQAGCDDNGQRHIVDISLVGTPSPGDWLLVFLGAAREILDERTALEMRDAVNAIQHVMSGDHQVDHLFADLIDREPQLPDHLKNNIKEA from the coding sequence ATGTGTATCGGCATCCCCATGCAGGTCGTCGATGTCGGCGAGTTTCAGGCGGGCTGTGACGACAACGGCCAACGACACATCGTGGATATCAGCCTGGTCGGCACACCCTCGCCGGGTGACTGGCTGCTCGTGTTCCTCGGGGCCGCCCGCGAAATACTCGATGAGCGGACCGCACTGGAGATGCGGGATGCCGTCAACGCCATTCAACACGTGATGTCGGGCGACCACCAGGTCGATCACCTGTTCGCTGATCTGATCGATCGCGAGCCACAGCTACCCGACCACCTGAAAAACAACATAAAGGAGGCGTAA
- a CDS encoding HyaD/HybD family hydrogenase maturation endopeptidase yields MTTPSVTLLGIGNVLWADEGFGVRAIEELNRRYQFGGNVSLIDGGTQGIYLLEHVQTAEILVVFDAVDYGLAPGTLKLVEGDDVPSFMGAKKMSLHQTGFQEVLAMAELTGSYPRALLLVGVQPEHLEDYGGSLRPVVRAQIEPAITAALNWLAQRGANAEQRAEPLPDNDSLNPEALNLSAYETGRPDERLAYRGGDERVLRDENMQFDPKPVQFEGDKLSVNVDHRVKD; encoded by the coding sequence ATGACGACACCCAGTGTCACCCTACTCGGCATCGGCAACGTGCTATGGGCAGATGAGGGGTTCGGCGTACGCGCCATCGAGGAACTCAACCGGCGGTATCAATTCGGCGGCAACGTCTCGTTGATCGACGGCGGTACCCAGGGCATCTATCTATTGGAGCATGTGCAAACCGCCGAGATCCTCGTGGTGTTCGACGCGGTCGACTACGGCCTTGCACCGGGCACCTTGAAGCTGGTCGAAGGCGACGACGTGCCGAGCTTCATGGGCGCAAAGAAAATGAGCCTCCACCAGACCGGTTTCCAGGAAGTGCTGGCGATGGCCGAACTTACCGGATCCTACCCACGTGCACTGCTGCTGGTCGGTGTGCAACCAGAGCATCTCGAAGACTACGGCGGCAGCCTGCGCCCGGTGGTGCGCGCGCAGATCGAGCCGGCGATCACAGCGGCTTTGAATTGGCTGGCGCAGCGCGGGGCGAATGCCGAACAGCGCGCCGAGCCGCTCCCCGACAACGATTCCCTGAACCCCGAGGCATTGAACCTCAGCGCCTATGAAACCGGACGCCCGGATGAGCGCCTCGCCTATCGAGGTGGTGACGAGCGGGTGTTGCGGGACGAGAACATGCAGTTCGACCCCAAGCCGGTGCAGTTCGAAGGCGACAAACTCAGCGTGAATGTCGACCACCGGGTGAAAGACTGA
- a CDS encoding hydrogenase small subunit — MSMTETFYEVMRKQGITRRSFLKYCSLTAAALGLGPAFVPKIAHAMETKPRIPILWLHGLECTCCSESFIRSAHPLAKDVVLSMVSLDYDDTIMASAGHQAEAIIEETIQKYDGNFILAVEGNPPLNQDGMSCIIAGKPFVEQLQHAAAHCKAIISWGSCASYGCVQAAKPNPTRATPVHKVIHDKPIIKVPGCPPIAEVMTAVVTYMLTFDRIPELDRQGRPKMFYSQRIHDKCYRRPHFDAGQFVESWDDENARKAYCLYKMGCKGPTTYNACSTIRWNEGTSFPIQAGHGCIGCSEDGFWDKGSWYARLTDIKQFGVESNADKVGMTAAGVVGAATAAHLAVSAVKRAQQKGDKE; from the coding sequence ATAAGCATGACAGAGACCTTTTACGAGGTGATGCGGAAGCAGGGGATTACCCGCCGCAGCTTCCTGAAATATTGCAGCCTGACCGCTGCCGCGCTGGGGCTGGGTCCAGCGTTCGTTCCGAAGATCGCGCATGCGATGGAAACCAAGCCCCGCATCCCGATCCTGTGGCTGCACGGCCTGGAATGTACCTGCTGTTCGGAATCCTTTATCCGCTCGGCACACCCGTTGGCCAAGGACGTGGTTTTGTCGATGGTCTCACTCGACTACGACGACACCATCATGGCGTCGGCCGGTCACCAGGCCGAGGCCATCATCGAAGAGACCATCCAGAAATACGACGGCAACTTCATCCTCGCGGTCGAGGGCAACCCGCCGCTCAACCAGGATGGCATGTCGTGCATCATCGCCGGCAAGCCGTTCGTCGAACAGCTGCAGCATGCTGCGGCACACTGCAAGGCGATCATCTCCTGGGGTTCATGCGCCTCGTACGGTTGCGTGCAGGCGGCCAAGCCGAACCCGACGCGCGCCACGCCGGTTCATAAAGTCATTCACGACAAGCCGATCATCAAGGTGCCGGGCTGCCCGCCCATCGCCGAGGTCATGACCGCCGTTGTGACCTATATGCTGACCTTCGACCGCATTCCCGAGCTCGACCGCCAGGGTCGGCCGAAGATGTTCTACAGCCAGCGTATCCACGACAAGTGCTACCGCCGTCCGCATTTCGATGCCGGTCAGTTCGTCGAGAGCTGGGACGATGAGAACGCCCGCAAGGCCTACTGCCTGTACAAGATGGGCTGCAAGGGTCCGACCACCTACAACGCCTGTTCGACCATCCGCTGGAACGAGGGCACCTCGTTTCCGATCCAGGCCGGACACGGCTGTATCGGTTGTTCTGAAGACGGCTTCTGGGACAAGGGCTCTTGGTATGCCCGCCTTACCGACATCAAGCAGTTCGGTGTCGAAAGCAATGCCGACAAGGTCGGTATGACTGCCGCCGGCGTCGTCGGTGCAGCCACCGCCGCACATCTCGCCGTTAGTGCCGTCAAGCGCGCCCAGCAGAAAGGAGACAAAGAATGA
- a CDS encoding nickel-dependent hydrogenase large subunit: protein MSVKQTPNGYSLDTGGRRVVVDPVTRIEGHMRCEVNVDENNVIRNAVSSGTMWRGLEVILKGRDPRDAWAFVERICGVCTGCHALTSVRAVEDALGIEIPKNAHLIREMMAKTLQVHDHVVHFYHLHALDWVNPVNALKADPKETSKIQQLVSPHHPMSSPGYFRDIQTRIRKFIESGQLGPFKNGYWDNPAYKLPPEVDLMAVAHYLEALDMQKEFVKVHTVFGGKNPHPNYLVGGVPCAINMDGDLSAGAPLNMERLNFVKARIDEMKAFNDNVYIPDVIAIASFYKNWLYGGGHGAKNVMDYGAYPKVNYDKSTDQLPGGVILNGNWNEVLPIDPRDPEQVQEYVAHSWYSYPDEKKGLHPWDGITEPNFELGRGTKGSRTNIEELDESAKYSWIKSPRWRGHAVEVGPLSRYTLAYAQNVEYVQEQVHRSVAAFNQLAGTNADAKTVLQSTIGRTLARALESQYCADMMVDDWNELMANIKAGDTATANMEKWDPSTWPKEAKGVGTVAAPRGGLGHWIKIKDGRIENYQCVVPTTWNGSPRDPAGNIGAFEACLMNTPMERPDEPVEILRSLHSFDPCLACSTHVMSEEGEELTSVKVR from the coding sequence ATGAGTGTTAAACAGACGCCTAACGGTTACAGCCTGGATACCGGCGGTCGGCGGGTCGTGGTCGATCCGGTTACCCGGATCGAGGGCCACATGCGCTGCGAGGTCAACGTCGACGAAAACAACGTGATCCGCAATGCGGTGTCGTCCGGCACCATGTGGCGTGGTCTCGAAGTGATTCTGAAAGGTCGCGATCCGCGTGATGCCTGGGCCTTCGTCGAGCGTATCTGCGGTGTGTGTACCGGTTGTCACGCGCTGACCTCGGTACGTGCGGTCGAAGATGCACTGGGCATCGAGATTCCGAAGAATGCCCACCTGATCCGCGAGATGATGGCCAAGACGTTGCAGGTGCATGACCATGTCGTGCACTTCTATCACCTGCACGCGCTCGATTGGGTCAACCCGGTCAACGCGCTGAAAGCGGATCCGAAAGAGACCTCGAAGATCCAGCAGTTGGTGTCGCCGCATCATCCGATGTCGAGCCCGGGTTACTTCCGCGATATCCAGACCCGCATCCGCAAGTTCATCGAGTCGGGGCAACTTGGCCCGTTCAAGAACGGCTACTGGGACAACCCGGCGTACAAGCTGCCGCCGGAGGTCGACCTGATGGCGGTCGCGCACTATCTCGAAGCGCTCGACATGCAGAAGGAGTTCGTCAAGGTGCATACGGTGTTCGGTGGCAAGAACCCGCACCCGAACTACCTGGTCGGTGGCGTGCCGTGTGCGATCAATATGGATGGCGATCTGTCCGCCGGCGCACCGCTCAACATGGAGCGCCTCAACTTCGTCAAGGCGCGCATCGACGAGATGAAGGCGTTCAACGACAACGTCTACATTCCCGACGTTATCGCGATCGCCAGCTTCTACAAGAATTGGTTGTACGGTGGCGGCCATGGCGCGAAGAACGTTATGGATTACGGTGCCTATCCGAAGGTCAACTACGACAAGTCGACCGATCAATTGCCGGGTGGTGTCATCCTCAACGGCAATTGGAACGAGGTGCTTCCCATCGATCCGCGCGATCCGGAGCAGGTGCAGGAGTACGTTGCGCATTCCTGGTACAGCTACCCCGACGAGAAGAAGGGGCTGCACCCATGGGACGGTATCACCGAGCCGAACTTCGAACTGGGTCGCGGCACCAAGGGCAGCCGGACCAACATCGAGGAACTCGACGAGAGCGCCAAGTACTCGTGGATCAAGTCGCCGCGCTGGCGCGGCCATGCGGTCGAAGTCGGTCCGCTGTCGCGTTACACCCTGGCGTACGCGCAGAACGTCGAATACGTGCAAGAGCAGGTACACCGCAGTGTCGCGGCGTTCAACCAACTGGCCGGCACCAATGCCGATGCCAAGACCGTCCTGCAGTCGACCATCGGCCGGACCTTGGCGCGCGCGCTGGAATCACAGTATTGCGCCGACATGATGGTCGACGATTGGAATGAATTGATGGCCAACATCAAGGCCGGCGATACCGCGACTGCCAACATGGAAAAGTGGGATCCGTCGACTTGGCCGAAAGAGGCCAAGGGTGTGGGCACCGTCGCCGCACCGCGCGGTGGGCTTGGTCATTGGATCAAGATCAAGGACGGCCGTATCGAGAACTACCAGTGCGTGGTGCCGACCACCTGGAACGGCTCGCCGCGTGACCCGGCCGGCAACATCGGTGCGTTCGAGGCCTGCCTGATGAACACGCCGATGGAGCGTCCGGATGAGCCGGTAGAGATCCTGCGCAGTCTGCACAGCTTCGATCCCTGCTTGGCGTGCTCGACGCATGTCATGTCTGAAGAAGGTGAGGAACTCACCAGCGTCAAGGTCCGCTAA
- a CDS encoding HupE/UreJ family protein: protein MMKRKTAMLFGALATISGWAIAHPGHGLHSVNDGWHPMFGIEHIALLAILGGVGWYLARRSKVSGRHNDRQE from the coding sequence ATGATGAAACGAAAAACGGCAATGCTGTTCGGGGCCTTGGCGACCATTAGCGGGTGGGCGATCGCTCATCCTGGGCACGGCCTGCACTCGGTGAATGATGGCTGGCACCCGATGTTCGGCATCGAGCATATCGCCCTGCTGGCGATTCTCGGCGGTGTGGGCTGGTATCTGGCGCGGCGCAGCAAGGTGTCGGGCCGACACAACGACCGTCAGGAGTAG